The window AAGGTTTCCAAGTGAAGATGGAATATTACCACTGAGCTCATTACTTGAAAGGTCGAGAGTTGTTAAAAAAGGAAGCCTCTGAAGCAGAAAGATAGTACTGTTGGAATTGAACTGACCATGGAGGCAACTGTCACTAAGGTTCAGCTTGATCACATCCCCGAAACTGGCATCACATCTGATACCGTCCCATGAACAACAATCGCTGTTATTCTCCCATGACTTTAGACGTCGGTCAAGACAAGGCTTTTGAATCTGGAATTTGTTCTTGAAATCCAGAATCGCATCCCTTTGGTCAGGATGACACAAGTGTCTAGCAGGATCCACAAACACATCtcgaaataaaaagagaaaagaaataaaaacagagaAGAGACTGATTGAGTTCTCATAGTCATTCATCTTCTTTACTTTCTTATCGGTAGTTATAATAAAGAAAACAGTTTCATGTTTCCATCAGCTTGACTGACTAACGAGTCTTTCTACTAAACACGTTGAAAGTATTTTTCAATCTCCCCATTTGGAATTTCCACCAGATTTATACTTCCCCAGTTTATCATTTCTTAACATGTCCGCATGATTTTGTTGACAAGTGATCCATAATCATGTAACACACTCAATTGTGTTCTGCTAGAGACGAATAGTCAAAGTCTATCAAAAATGTATTCTCCTAGACGAATAGTCAAACTCTAGCAGAGATAATCAACCTTCCCCCATCTtctatattaattgagaagtcacttaACTGATGTGTACAAACAGTTACTTTAAAATTGTTTTAACGTGTTTGgtcgattttttttatttttatttacttaaaataCATTGCAAAACAAGTTAaagaaataaaccaaaaaagagTTAGGCTTTTATTGTTCACCTAACCACGCCATCTTTCTCGAGTTCTCATTATGATCCCACAAGTAGCATGTCACTGTGGATTGAATCCGCTTGCAGAGCGAAACTGGCAGGCTGAAGCAAGACATGGGGTATGAGAGAATGGCTGAGAGGACAATTTGAAGCATGACAAATTTTTCTGCTGCAGAGAGAAATTTGTTGGTCCATCCCCTCGCTTTCTGCTCAATCCGGTCTAAAATTAAGGAGAAGAGATCCCTCTTACGCCTCCCGAAGTGTTCGGGCAAAGCCCAAGTATTTCTCCACACCACCTTCACTTTGGATCTGCAACACATCTTTAACCATTGTTTTCAGCGAGGCTGGCGCTTTCCGGGAAAATGAGATAGCAGATTTGTCTTTATTTATTGACTGCCCAGACACGTGTTTGTATTTTCTCAAAATGGACTTAAGGGCTGCACAATTCTCCTTATCGGCCTGGAGGAAGAACATTGTATCATCCGCAAAAAAAAAGGTGAATTAATCGAGGACTGCCTCTAGCCACTTTCAAACTTTGAAGTAGGCCTTCTTCTTGCACTTTGTTACATAATCTCGAAAGAATTTTACTACACATAATGAATATGTAGGGTGAAAGAGGATCACCTTGACAGATTACTCTGCTCGGTATTATGTTCTCTCTAGGCAAACTATTAATGAAGGAGTATTTAATAGAAGTGATACAATGCATTATGCATCTGATCAAGTTTTGGTGGAATCCCAACCGGTTTAAAACTAACGTGATATCTCTACTTTGATCATGATTACAGTATACAAGTTATAGGgtaatttaattttcatgtaccaaaaatttgaaaaacctTTTTCTCTTAACCATTTTCACAATTAAAACTTAAACTTACATATTCGTACAATTACAAACTTAAAATTACACAACTCAAATTTTGACTCTAGATTACATGACAATTTCACCTGACGTAGAccttatttaatttaaaaggaGTCCCAATCCTACAAGAGAAATCAACAAAATCAGacgagaaaaaaagaagaaaaagaaaaccaaaaaagcATACAAGTAAAAGCCAGGAACGACATAAAATGCGATGCACATATATTCATATTCCTCTGAGAGGTTTTACCCTTGAATCTGTTCTTATTATAGCCACGAAATAGCAAGAAATGTTTCACGTTGGCATTGATATGTCATACGTGCATGGGCATATTTTGCATACGAATCAAACCAAGGTAATTTTTAGATGGTGAGGTTTTCTTTGATCACAAAGCCTGTGTCTATAATCCTGCCACCAAGACCTGGGAATGTCTCGCATCCAGGAAGAGAACTCACTTTGCCTGCCCTATCGACTTGAACGGGATACTTTAGAAGATGACTTGTCATCTCTGTGACTTCCTCTGCTGCATACTGTCTCCAGTTAAGCTCACTCAATCTCCTAACTCGTCTCACGCATTCCATGTTCTCTGGATTTTCGAAACCTTTCTCTAGAGACCCTAGATGTTCCGCCCACAGCGACATTCTGTATCCAAAGATCTGCAAGAAATAGGGAAATATGCAACAAAACCATGTTTTAGAGGAGCAAGATTTGTAAATTGGTGACTGTGATCTCAAACTTTCCTAATTATAAGGAAATATATTCTAGGAGATCTCATAATCCCCGAGATCTCATAATAGACTGTGGTGGCTACTAAAGCTCCAAGCCTGTGAAGCCGAAGGAAACACTCTCTAAAACAGATTGGTGGGTTTCTGGTTTTTAGTTATTTGAATGCAAACTCAGATTGAAATTTTATTACCTGCCCACGAGGATGAGAACCTTTCTTAGCCCATGAGTGGTGTGGTTGATATCCTCCCATTGCGATTTCAGTGTCTCTAGATCCTTCCAGGGATCTCTCGTTGATATTCGCAGAACCAATTAAGACAAACTCATCGTCCACTATCATACCTTTGGAATGAACATATATCATGAATCTTCGACTCTTCAAAGCTTCCACCtggtttattttgttgttttagtGAGAAAAATGTTATTAAAGCGAAGACTTCAACAATCTATATGCATATACCTGTGGGCCATCTTCTTCCTTTGTGTTGTTGTTAACGTTTCCATCAGCAACCTCTCTGGTTCCAAGACAGAAGAAGTTCAAATAGTCTTGTGGCTCATACTGACCATCAAGTTCAGCTTCCACAAGTGCCTTGTAGATAGTTAGATACATCATTTGCATGGTTTTATACTGCAGAAATGATGAAAAGATTCCAGTGTAAAGGATGCGAGATTGTTATTCAAGTCAGTTAATATTTAgcaaactaagtatttacctGATATTGTAAAATGCTCTGCGTAACGATACCCGTTGGATCACCTTCTGGCAGCATTGGAATGACAATATAAGCAGCAAAATTTTCTCTTGCTCTAATTTTATTAGCAATCTTAAGCGCAATTTCCATAGGGATTAGATTATTAGCACCTGCATTTCAAGAAACTCCTTGTTATAGTATTATTGCACGAGTTGACTGAATTGCCTTCAAAGCTAACAATTTTCTTACCAACGATTTTATGTGAATCCCAGTTAAATGATGATCCAAAAAAATATTGGTTCTCAATGTAAATGAAATGCTGAGCAGATCTTATGGCCTTAACATAAGCCGTGTGTATGCTCATGTCTATAAGTATATTCTTCCCACATTGAAGATTCTGTTGACATCTTAATAATCATCAGTAAATAGCTACATTGGTGGTGACTGAAGATGACAAGTTTAAAAATGTTCAGAATTGTGCTTACCCTTGCACTAGCTTCCTTTGAGTCCTCTGGAAACCCTTTGACTGAGGTTGAATCAATGGACCGAAAAACCtaaataaatagtaaaaaaaaaaattaataatatggggactattattaatatatagttactattttacaattttacaattttttttgagtTATACATTtttgaagtatatatatataagaataagaagaaggATTTATTTTACTGTTGATATACTgattaaatctatactattatttgcgaagtaaatttttgaaacggagctctcacgttaaaagttagagcggttaatatcgtttatacccttaatgaatatctatataaattagtcaaaaaaaaaataaaaaaacgaatttcaaatcaatctgattaaaaaagtgattaaaattaataataaatcgtttatacccttaatgaataaatgatataaattagtcaaaaataaaagcaaatttaaaatatatctgattaaataagtgattaaaattaataataataagaactatctgaaatataaataattaaaaacaaatttctattaatactattatatttatatatttatatttagataattgactataaataaatatcataaaatttttaaaaataaaaacatgttttaaaacataagataattcttagatatattctgttgttatctgaaaataatattttattataaaatttatagttagaaataaaacaatttataattaaatgctaattaaataaatatattttctaaaatatatgtgaatgtttttaGGGAAATTgtcacaaatagcacattcatagtaccacttttcatgtttacactaaccacttttaccatcacttttgaatgaagggtaaaagacaatttttcccttagggttaactaatctagacttagagcatctccaactccactccatattttactccaaaatataaaaaatggaatGGGAAacggagtgatgaacaaaaaataaaagcattactctataaatggagtaatccttttattttttttgttcattactccattttccactccattttctcaattttggagtaaaatatggagtggggttggagatgctcttagggtttagagttgaggggtggggtagggtttttggagtgtgaaatttaggattctaataaatatataaataaatacttaaaaaatatataaaaaattttaaaaaatagtttcaaaataatttttcgtttttcaaaaagaaatttgaaaaaaaataaaaaaaaattagaaaataaaaatttcaaaaaagaaaaatttataaaaaagctcgaatttgaaaaagtataattcgtaaacaaatttatttttatttaaataattatttattatatatataaataacaagggcataagagttttttgccacttaatgaagaatgtatttttgaaaatgtctctttagtggtggtaaaaatgaaaagtgctaccatgaaagtggtaaacatgtaatttttccatgtttttaaaatttaacacaacaataagcatatttatatttttcataaaaactaatgaatatatattaataatattttatttatatgttatatttgataattgattataagtaaatataataaaattttcataaataaaatatatttttaaaacataagataatttttaaatattttgtttttttacctgaaataatattttttactataaaatgtaaagtttaatgtttgatttatctttttaaaaacacaattaataatttattatgttggttttgatttaatagttataaacAGACAAATATCTATAAGAACACTATGCCCACATGTGCGGGTAGAACACCtagtattatattattattatgcgATTAATTGGTGTATATGAGATACGTATAGTAAATGTGGATGTATTTTAGATGTCATATGAGAAAAtcacatcaaaatattttaagtggttataaaaattaatatgaattGAACtgtgaataagaaaaaaaacaaatacaatgttttatttatatttatatttatataaataatatatatatatatatatattaattatgttaaaaTTAGACAATATATTTGcataaagttttttaaaaaattactttatttccagataacaatacaatataaagagttatcttatttttttaatatgtttttatgcgaaaaatttatcatattaatttataatcaattatctaatataacttataaatataatatggttaatataaattatttttatcatattaatttataatcaagTGTATTATTTGCACTTGTCTAATTCGGAACttgtgaaatttattaatttatcgagtattaatttattaagttAAATTAGTTCATTGGAAAAGAAATTAGATTTATCCTTTTGCCACCACCACATATGGCTACAGTCCCCTCATATTTCTCAATTACCTGAACATGCCAAGACTCTGGATCATTATCATCAACAAAAGAAGCTTCTGATAGTCCCATGATATTTGGAATTCTGTCAATCTTAAGCAAAGCATCCTCAGAAGACGATCTGTGTATCGAAATCCTGTGCCTTTTCTCTGAAGCCTTTAGCCAACGTTGTTCAAAATTAGCAAGCACGTCATACGCTGCTGGACCGTCAATCATGCTGTGCAGATCATGCCACGGTTGTCTTGGTCCATCATCCTCAGTAGTCTAATACGGAAAAAGAAGTTTCTTTACACTGATCAAAAATAGTAGCAAAACTGAACCAAACAAGAATTGTCTTGAATGGTTACCCCAAAACAATTGTTATAGAAATCATCTTTATGAAGAGTCTTTAATGTCGTAAAGAGAGGATGCTTAGGCGTATCAAAACGTCCTTTGCACACGTCTATCCCTCCAACAAACGCTACGATCTTTCTTCGACCCTGAGCTGCCTCAGCATCTACAATCACAGTTTTCTGATGATGTGTGTAGATAGTTTGAACTTCCTGATCATCACAATGAGGTTCAGAGGATTAAACTATACATACAAGAGTTTAAGCAGTGATGCAGTAATTATTGAGCATCTTACAGTTTTTTTTACAAAGCTATGAAGACCTCTTCCCCCAGATCTAGGACAAATAATAACTTGCACCGACGAGTTCCTAAAATAATGGCGAGTCTCCTCATCGCTTGTCTTCATATATCCGCGCTGCATACCACAAGCAATTCGTGAAAACAACAAAAGGTTTGTGTAACAGACATCATGTGAGATTGGTCTAGTGTTGTAACTTGTAGAAGACGTTAATATTATATAACCCTTTTCATCTATCCAGTTTCAATCTACTATTATTATAGTTTACAAGAGATATGATTAAGAAAAGATAGACTGTTAAGAGAAAAACAATACATAGTTAGGCACCACTTACTGTTCTGTACCCCAGAAAGCTCCATGAAATTGGATCATCCCACACCAATAGCAACACTCTAACACCTTCTTGAGATCTTTCTTTAAGCAAATCCCCTAATGTACCATCGGTCGGATCATTATTGCGACGAACCAGCCTAACCGGATGGTAAACTGACCAACCTGTGATATAAATCAAGTTCTTTGCCTGTCTAATCGCATCAGCCATATCCTCCCAGCACTTTCCATGTATATACTTCATCCCACCATCGAGATCTACACTCGGAAGTGTCCCGTCTTCAACATGGGCATCTTGATACAGAGTAACTCTACCGCCTTTCCTCAAAGGGAAGTATGTACCGGGAACTCCTTCGCACTCATTACCAACACCCATTTGGTAAAATTTCATCATTTCCACTGGAGTGTATTGAATAGCCAAACTCAACACAGCACCCTTTTTACATGGCTTCCCACTACTATCAAGTATCGGAAACAGCCCTTCGATCGTGTTTCCTGAACATAACTCCTCGGTTGGGATTCCAACATCTCCTATGAACTTTGCTCCAAAACGGTCACTGTCTTTCACCACAAACTTTACCACCTTAGCATGGTGAGCCACCGGTACATAGAAATGCTGCTTCCACACAGGATTCTCATCGTTGTCGACCACAAAAGTTGTGCCAATCTTTGCACCTGCGATAGAGACAGTCACGAAGGGATCACTTGTACTGTTCTTCTTGTACCTCCGAAAACGATCCATGTTAGGAAGATTTTTAGCTTCCTTCACCCAAACGTCTAAGTTACCATGTAACAACACTAATCTCAAAGAACCGTTACTTGACCCTTCCATTGACATGAGTCTCGGTATAAACCGAATGATGCGTCAAGAAAAAGCGGAAAAAGTACTAAATAAGAAAAAGGATCAAATGTCGAGCCCAAcccacaaaagaaaaaaatctttcaGCAAGACCTTTGAGATACAGTTTCAGAACAATCTTGAGTTCTAAGTAGACGAATCAAGCAGTGCGCTCGTAATATAAGGTTTGTGTTATCAGCCGTACATTGTTGACCGTTCAAATTTTAGCCATTGACACACTTCAACCGTGGTCCAGGCTTTCAATAAAACCTTCCTTAAATCGTATGGGGACAAGACAGTGAATGCAAATTATCAGTAGAAACAAACTTTCGAGACTTAGAAATACGTTGACTTGGCCGGATATTTGGAGTTGACCTCAAGGTCAAGaaaataatctatactattaattGCTAATTGATTTTTTTGCAAAGAAACTCTCAATTTAAAAGTTAGAATTATTAatgaattattatatttatttaattttatataattgatcATAAAATTAACTAcgataaaaaaattttttaaaaaaagatgcAGCATCAATGGTAACTAAATCGAACATTAAATTAATACATGCattaaattcaaatcaaaagATATTAAGACAACTTATCTGCAtatttaaaaaagagaaaaacaatGTATAGGATAATTTTGGTCAGTTTAGGCGTTTGTTTGGTTttcatcattaattatataatttatcataCGAATATAATTAAAACCACTCAAAAAACGTTTTTagtaattattttgtttgcaaatattttgataatagtTTGCACACATGCATTAATCAAATCCCTTCgtttctttacaaaaaaaataatttcttaaactTCATACTTTTGTAAAGCTTATACATAcaaaaaatctatactattatttacgaaATAATTTTCGCAACGAatctctcacgttaaaagttagaatgGTTAAAGTCGATGCTACCTTTAatgaattattatatttatttaattttatataatttatcataaaattaactacaataaaacaaatttccaaaaaaaaaagatgcagcATCAATGGTAACTAAATCGAACATTAAATTAATccctctatatattaattgagaagtcacttaAGTGATTTCTGCTGATGTGTCGCTCATAGGAGAGTTCTCCaattaattgttataatttgattggttaatagtttttaatttttttttatttaattaaagtttttaaagaaaaactaaCCTTAGAATTACCTAATCTAATATATGTTTCCAAATATACAATTAAACATCTTAAATATAGatgaattaatataatttatttatagacacaattaaatatcatagattataatatataaattgatgatgtacatttaaatacatatgatattacagaaacaattataaaaacggatttaaatttatattagtagtgaatacaataaatcatagattctaaaaaaactaattaatgtAAACCTAATAATATTAATTCTAAAATGTTTCAAATGAAATCAAAAcagtcaaatatataattttaaaaaattctcaTCATTTTCCAATGACAATGTGATATCATAGATAAGTTATCACTTTtagaaatgattaaaatatttttatattttaaaacataaaaattatatggtaagtcatttaaaattatattaatcaagaaattttatttaattcatctaCTAATATAAACAGatgaattaaaattattatatggcAAGtcacataaaattatattatatggtaattcatctaaatttattatatagtaaCTCATTTACATTATATTAATCAAAGTATTTTTCACATGCTTTTCCTAGAGTAAATACTCTattaatataattcatatagcttggattataataaaattagcaAGATTGTTttgaatagtaaaaaaaataaaggagacataaataaaaaaaacatgagggaagaataataaaatatgtttgttgtgttcttggttctttatattcttatgtatttaattttaattatttttcgagatgcatgtattttttgtgttacTATAAATGTGaactaattaattttatgtgtttttaaaacattttgataAATTGAGTTAGAAAGATCAATAAAAATGACATGTTTTTCAATTGTTAAAGTCAAAGatagaaaatataatgtaaTTTGCAAGTaggataaattatttaaaaatacgaGATGTATATTTTGCGgtataataaacttttaaaatgtacaataataaaattttaacaaattttatacaaataaaaatattttattttgatataatatcTGATCTCACattaatattaagtatatatgcCTAAAATGACAACCTTTcttcatttaaaaattaaaatttatgttttcttattaattaagTAGATTAAATTAAAATAGGTATGTTTTAAAGGAAGAAATGGTTTGATCAAACCATTTAAGTTTATGTTAAacactaaataaaaaatgagtGAAAAAGTGTGAATTgtgatttgaaaaaattataagaGAAATTACTTAGACTACCATTTTCATAATACAAGTTTTCATGTTTATATTAACCAAATTTATCCTAGGTTTTAAAGAGGTAAATCATACtaaatattaattgagaagtcacttGAGTGATTTTTCTTATGTATTGTTAAAAggttaagttttaaaaaatagttataatttgattggttgttgacatttattagttatttattttaatcagatctaaaaataaaaggtaACTATAgaactaattaatataaattaccaAATAACACaagtaatattacaaataatgatttatggtaactaactGTAGAATTggagaaataatatatatgttttatcaacttcttttttctttatcaattatttatatataattaaataaaatagtttaactttttttattgaaagaaatttaatagttatatattcttatataaaaaatagatttgtagGTAAAGAATTGTTAGaactttttatgttttctacaGTCCACACAGAAAcgtttacaaaatatattcataataaAAGCATCCGATCATTGTATTGGTCCTACACacaaaaaaactctttttttttatttcttgaaGACTAGAGTATCCAGGTTTTATTAggtgttaaaataaaatataaagtaattctACAACCAATTATCTGAATTAGTTATAATATTACTTTTCTGTAAGAGAAATATTAGTAATGATTAAGGTTAAcattgttgaatttttttaaatatcacaGATCTTCTAATAATACATATGTTCGTTAAACGAACGCTGCCACACCGACTACAGATCAAAATTTAGAAGGAAAAAAGAGTattcaaaaagaaagagagaagaacaGATGACACGCGTCTCTGTTTTCAGTCgcagagaagagagagaaatgaAGAACAATGGTCGCTACTTTTTTGACGTCAGCGGTAACACCGGAAAGCTTCGCTTTTTTTGACGCTGCGTctcttgttttcatttcatttaATCAATGATGAAGAAACCTATGAACAAATCTCAGACGCTAATGTCGAACGCGGCGTTCGTTAAACGAACAGGGGTAttatatattgaaatttttgattatccaagtatttaaaattaaaaattaaaattttaattattattcaaaaattataacaatgtaaatataatatttatttcttcGTATAATTAAAAACTCGCAAAATTGCGGGCAAATATGTA of the Brassica rapa cultivar Chiifu-401-42 chromosome A03, CAAS_Brap_v3.01, whole genome shotgun sequence genome contains:
- the LOC103859939 gene encoding phospholipase D gamma 1; this encodes MSMEGSSNGSLRLVLLHGNLDVWVKEAKNLPNMDRFRRYKKNSTSDPFVTVSIAGAKIGTTFVVDNDENPVWKQHFYVPVAHHAKVVKFVVKDSDRFGAKFIGDVGIPTEELCSGNTIEGLFPILDSSGKPCKKGAVLSLAIQYTPVEMMKFYQMGVGNECEGVPGTYFPLRKGGRVTLYQDAHVEDGTLPSVDLDGGMKYIHGKCWEDMADAIRQAKNLIYITGWSVYHPVRLVRRNNDPTDGTLGDLLKERSQEGVRVLLLVWDDPISWSFLGYRTRGYMKTSDEETRHYFRNSSVQVIICPRSGGRGLHSFVKKTEVQTIYTHHQKTVIVDAEAAQGRRKIVAFVGGIDVCKGRFDTPKHPLFTTLKTLHKDDFYNNCFGTTEDDGPRQPWHDLHSMIDGPAAYDVLANFEQRWLKASEKRHRISIHRSSSEDALLKIDRIPNIMGLSEASFVDDNDPESWHVQVFRSIDSTSVKGFPEDSKEASARNLQCGKNILIDMSIHTAYVKAIRSAQHFIYIENQYFFGSSFNWDSHKIVGANNLIPMEIALKIANKIRARENFAAYIVIPMLPEGDPTGIVTQSILQYQYKTMQMMYLTIYKALVEAELDGQYEPQDYLNFFCLGTREVADGNVNNNTKEEDGPQVEALKSRRFMIYVHSKGMIVDDEFVLIGSANINERSLEGSRDTEIAMGGYQPHHSWAKKGSHPRGQIFGYRMSLWAEHLGSLEKGFENPENMECVRRVRRLSELNWRQYAAEEVTEMTSHLLKYPVQVDRAGKVSSLPGCETFPGLGGRIIDTGFVIKENLTI